A genome region from Panicum virgatum strain AP13 chromosome 4K, P.virgatum_v5, whole genome shotgun sequence includes the following:
- the LOC120705092 gene encoding putative cyclin-dependent kinase F-2, which yields MSAAEVETVAASVTDTVAARLAAICDMIQGHRASGTPISARRAAAISAMIDDVAATAAEGRPRAFRRKRRMASARGYKQEGRRLGQQGGSGGVVVMARHRATGRAVAVKSLHRRSGGSYVGDVLREACFTAAGGGHPSLVTFRTVARKPGTTDYSIVTDYVGPSLRAVMGDRGGRPFPEAEVRRIMRQLLAGAAAMHGRGIVHRDVRPDNILVGDGGAVKICNYGAAKSMAEKDPPCYDPAGTCAYVAPEVLVKNADHGELVDTWSLGCVMAELLTGKPPFAGEDEAHQLFKIFDVVGVPCRRAWQALKPQVHDDKVQLWRARQHRRVGLGPRNRLRELIPEETLSGEGFQVLKGLLSCDPEKRLTTATALQCPWFTEDDDDAPVSGMIITVSKIGSMASKSLLLAMSSIGCALAGLLRPKALRL from the coding sequence atgtccGCCGCCGAAGTTGAGACTGTTGCCGCCTCCGTGACTGACACTGTCGCCGCTCGGCTCGCGGCCATCTGCGACATGATCCAGGGGCACCGCGCCTCGGGGACGCCGATCAGCGCCAGAcgagccgccgccatctccgcgATGATCGAcgacgtcgccgccaccgccgccgagggGAGGCCGAGGGCGTTCAGGCGGAAGCGTCGGATGGCCAGCGCCCGCGGGTACAAGCAGGAGGGCCGCAGGCTCGGCCAGCagggcgggagcggcggcgtcgtcgtcatggcgcgccaccgcgccacgggccgcgccgtcgccgtcaagTCCCTCCACCGCAGGAGCGGCGGGAGCTACGTCGGCGACGTCCTGCGCGAGGCCTGCttcacggcggccggcgggggccaCCCCTCGctcgtcacgttccgcaccgtCGCGCGCAAGCCCGGCACCACGGACTACTCCATCGTGACGGACTACGTCGGGCCGAGCCTCAGGGCTGTAATGGGtgaccgcggcggccggccgttCCCGGAGGCCGAGGTGCGCCGCATCATGCGGCAGCTgctggccggcgccgcggccatgCACGGGCGTGGGATCGTCCACCGGGACGTCAGGCCCGACAACAtcctcgtcggcgacggcggcgccgtcaAGATCTGCAACTACGGGGCAGCCAAGTCCATGGCCGAGAAGGACCCGCCGTGCTACGACCCGGCCGGAACGTGCGCTTACGTCGCGCCGGAGGTGCTGGTGAAGAACGCCGACCACGGCGAGCTCGTGGACACGTGGTCGCTCGGCTGTGTGATGGCGGAGCTCCTCACCGGCAAGCCGCCGTTTGCGGGGGAGGACGAGGCGCACCAGCTCTTCAAGATCTTCGACGTGGTCGGCGTGCCGTGCAGGAGGGCGTGGCAGGCACTGAAGCCCCAGGTCCACGACGACAAGGTGCAGCTTTGGCGAGCGCGGCAGCACCGGCGAGTGGGGCTGGGGCCCCGCAATCGACTGCGCGAGCTGATCCCCGAGGAGACGCTGTCAGGCGAAGGCTTTCAGGTCCTGAAAGGGCTCTTGTCGTGCGATCCCGAGAAGCGGCTGACGACGGCCACCGCGCTCCAGTGTCCGTGGTTtaccgaggacgacgacgacgctccTGTTTCGGGGATGATCATCACGGTTTCCAAGATCGGCTCCATGGCCAGCAAGTCGTTGTTACTGGCCATGTCTTCCATTGGATGTGCGCTAGCAGGTTTACTCAGGCCCAAGGCATTGCGGCTGTGA
- the LOC120703321 gene encoding ERAD-associated E3 ubiquitin-protein ligase HRD1-like isoform X1, which yields MIRLQTYAAFSLLATASAVYYAFSSRDQFYPAMVYLSTSKICFVLLLNTGLVAMCVAWQLVKRLFLGSLREAEVERLNEQSWREVVEILFAVTIFRQDFSVSFLAMVAALLLVKALHWLAQKRVEYIETTPSVPMLSHIRIVSFMVFLLIIDCLFLSNSLRSLIDKREASVAIFFSFEYMILATSTVSTFVKYVFYISDMLMEGQWEKKAVYTFYLELISDLVHLSLYMLFFIAIFLNYGVPLHLIRELYETFRNFKIRVADYVRYRKITSNMNERFPDATAEELNASDATCIICREEMTTAKKLLCGHLFHVHCLRSWLERQHTCPTCRAPIIPPDNGRAASARQHGAQPGVQPASAGTGTPASEGAAGDNMSRRQAKLEAAAAAASLYGRSFAYPPANILNRSGPPQSASSTPQFEASSSNQSQKDQELQLHNTSDGFAPLPFNAHGAIGSGTITRDLENSLQRAQENFIKSQIEMLQIQLQMVQRGAAVPATNNENAEHTKND from the exons ATGATCCGTCTTCAGACGTACGCGGCGTTCAGCCTGCTGGCGACCGCGTCGGCGGTGTACTACGCCTTCAGCAGCCGGGATCAGTTTTACCCGGCGATGGTCTACCTCTCCACCTCCAAGATCTGCTTCGTGCTGCTCCTCAACACGGGCCTCGTCGCCATGTGCGTCGCCTGGCAGCTCGTCAAGCGCCTCTTCCTGGGCTCCCTCCGGGAGGCCGAGGTCGAGCGCCTCAATGAGCAGTCCTGGCGGGAGGTCGTCGAGATCCTCTTCGCGGTCACCATATTTCGTCAGGACTTCTCCGTCTCCTTCCTGGCCATGGTCGCTGCGCTGCTCCTCGTCAAGGCGCTGCACTGGCTGGCACAGAAGAGGGTCGAGTACATCGAGACCACGCCCTCGGTGCCCATGCTCTCGCATATAAGGATCGTCTCCTTCATGGTGTTCCTACTCATCATCGACTGCCTCTTCCTGTCGAACTCGCTCAGGTCGCTCATAGACAAGCGGGAGGCGTCAGTTGCCATCTTCTTCTCATTTGA ATATATGATACTGGCAACATCCACAGTATCAACATTTGTGAAGTATGTATTCTATATCAGTGACATGCTAATGGAAGGTCAATGGGAGAAAAAGGCAGTGTACACATTTTACTTGGAGCTCATCAGTGACCTTGTACACTTATCACTATACATGCTCTTTTTCATAGCTATCTTCCT GAACTACGGTGTCCCGCTGCACTTGATTCGCGAGCTATATGAGACCTTCCGCAACTTCAAAATTCGTGTTGCAGATTATGTACGCTACAGAAAAATCACTTCCAACATGAATGAACGCTTTCCAGATGCTACAGCAGAGGAGCTCAACGC GAGTGATGCTACATGTATTATTTGCCGTGAGGAGATGACTACAGCAAAGAAGTTGCTTTGTGGGCACCTGTTCCATGTGCATTGTCTAAGGTCATGGCTAGAGCGCCAGCACACTTGCCCCACGTGCAGAGCTCCAATCATTCCGCCAGATAATGGACGTGCTGCATCAGCCCGACAACATGGAGCTCAGCCTGGAGTTCAGCCTG CATCTGCAGGTACTGGTACTCCAGCCTCAGAAGGAGCAGCAGGTGACAACATGAGCAGGCGCCAAGCAAAGCTTgaagctgctgcagcagctgcttcTTTATATGGAAGATCTTTTGCTTATCCTCCAGCAAACATCCTAAATAG GTCAGGTCCTCCACAGTCTGCATCAAGTACACCACAATTTGAAGCAAGTAGCTCCAATCAATCACAGAAAGACCAAGAACTGCAGTTACATAACACCAGCGATGGTTTCGCACCTCTGCCTTTTAATGCACATGGTGCCATTGGTTCAGGAACAATCACCAGGGATCTTGAAAATTCACTGCAGAGGGCACAAGAAAACTTTATAAAGAGCCAGATAGAG ATGTTACAAATCCAGCTGCAAATGGTTCAGCGTGGTGCTGCTGTGCCGGCCACTAACAATGAGAATGCCGAGCACACAAAGAATGATTGA
- the LOC120703321 gene encoding ERAD-associated E3 ubiquitin-protein ligase HRD1-like isoform X2 yields MIRLQTYAAFSLLATASAVYYAFSSRDQFYPAMVYLSTSKICFVLLLNTGLVAMCVAWQLVKRLFLGSLREAEVERLNEQSWREVVEILFAVTIFRQDFSVSFLAMVAALLLVKALHWLAQKRVEYIETTPSVPMLSHIRIVSFMVFLLIIDCLFLSNSLRSLIDKREASVAIFFSFEYMILATSTVSTFVKYVFYISDMLMEGQWEKKAVYTFYLELISDLVHLSLYMLFFIAIFLNYGVPLHLIRELYETFRNFKIRVADYVRYRKITSNMNERFPDATAEELNASDATCIICREEMTTAKKLLCGHLFHVHCLRSWLERQHTCPTCRAPIIPPDNGRAASARQHGAQPGVQPGTGTPASEGAAGDNMSRRQAKLEAAAAAASLYGRSFAYPPANILNRSGPPQSASSTPQFEASSSNQSQKDQELQLHNTSDGFAPLPFNAHGAIGSGTITRDLENSLQRAQENFIKSQIEMLQIQLQMVQRGAAVPATNNENAEHTKND; encoded by the exons ATGATCCGTCTTCAGACGTACGCGGCGTTCAGCCTGCTGGCGACCGCGTCGGCGGTGTACTACGCCTTCAGCAGCCGGGATCAGTTTTACCCGGCGATGGTCTACCTCTCCACCTCCAAGATCTGCTTCGTGCTGCTCCTCAACACGGGCCTCGTCGCCATGTGCGTCGCCTGGCAGCTCGTCAAGCGCCTCTTCCTGGGCTCCCTCCGGGAGGCCGAGGTCGAGCGCCTCAATGAGCAGTCCTGGCGGGAGGTCGTCGAGATCCTCTTCGCGGTCACCATATTTCGTCAGGACTTCTCCGTCTCCTTCCTGGCCATGGTCGCTGCGCTGCTCCTCGTCAAGGCGCTGCACTGGCTGGCACAGAAGAGGGTCGAGTACATCGAGACCACGCCCTCGGTGCCCATGCTCTCGCATATAAGGATCGTCTCCTTCATGGTGTTCCTACTCATCATCGACTGCCTCTTCCTGTCGAACTCGCTCAGGTCGCTCATAGACAAGCGGGAGGCGTCAGTTGCCATCTTCTTCTCATTTGA ATATATGATACTGGCAACATCCACAGTATCAACATTTGTGAAGTATGTATTCTATATCAGTGACATGCTAATGGAAGGTCAATGGGAGAAAAAGGCAGTGTACACATTTTACTTGGAGCTCATCAGTGACCTTGTACACTTATCACTATACATGCTCTTTTTCATAGCTATCTTCCT GAACTACGGTGTCCCGCTGCACTTGATTCGCGAGCTATATGAGACCTTCCGCAACTTCAAAATTCGTGTTGCAGATTATGTACGCTACAGAAAAATCACTTCCAACATGAATGAACGCTTTCCAGATGCTACAGCAGAGGAGCTCAACGC GAGTGATGCTACATGTATTATTTGCCGTGAGGAGATGACTACAGCAAAGAAGTTGCTTTGTGGGCACCTGTTCCATGTGCATTGTCTAAGGTCATGGCTAGAGCGCCAGCACACTTGCCCCACGTGCAGAGCTCCAATCATTCCGCCAGATAATGGACGTGCTGCATCAGCCCGACAACATGGAGCTCAGCCTGGAGTTCAGCCTG GTACTGGTACTCCAGCCTCAGAAGGAGCAGCAGGTGACAACATGAGCAGGCGCCAAGCAAAGCTTgaagctgctgcagcagctgcttcTTTATATGGAAGATCTTTTGCTTATCCTCCAGCAAACATCCTAAATAG GTCAGGTCCTCCACAGTCTGCATCAAGTACACCACAATTTGAAGCAAGTAGCTCCAATCAATCACAGAAAGACCAAGAACTGCAGTTACATAACACCAGCGATGGTTTCGCACCTCTGCCTTTTAATGCACATGGTGCCATTGGTTCAGGAACAATCACCAGGGATCTTGAAAATTCACTGCAGAGGGCACAAGAAAACTTTATAAAGAGCCAGATAGAG ATGTTACAAATCCAGCTGCAAATGGTTCAGCGTGGTGCTGCTGTGCCGGCCACTAACAATGAGAATGCCGAGCACACAAAGAATGATTGA
- the LOC120703321 gene encoding ERAD-associated E3 ubiquitin-protein ligase HRD1-like isoform X3: MIRLQTYAAFSLLATASAVYYAFSSRDQFYPAMVYLSTSKICFVLLLNTGLVAMCVAWQLVKRLFLGSLREAEVERLNEQSWREVVEILFAVTIFRQDFSVSFLAMVAALLLVKALHWLAQKRVEYIETTPSVPMLSHIRIVSFMVFLLIIDCLFLSNSLRSLIDKREASVAIFFSFEYMILATSTVSTFVKYVFYISDMLMEGQWEKKAVYTFYLELISDLVHLSLYMLFFIAIFLNYGVPLHLIRELYETFRNFKIRVADYVRYRKITSNMNERFPDATAEELNASDATCIICREEMTTAKKLLCGHLFHVHCLRSWLERQHTCPTCRAPIIPPDNGRAASARQHGAQPGTGTPASEGAAGDNMSRRQAKLEAAAAAASLYGRSFAYPPANILNRSGPPQSASSTPQFEASSSNQSQKDQELQLHNTSDGFAPLPFNAHGAIGSGTITRDLENSLQRAQENFIKSQIEMLQIQLQMVQRGAAVPATNNENAEHTKND, encoded by the exons ATGATCCGTCTTCAGACGTACGCGGCGTTCAGCCTGCTGGCGACCGCGTCGGCGGTGTACTACGCCTTCAGCAGCCGGGATCAGTTTTACCCGGCGATGGTCTACCTCTCCACCTCCAAGATCTGCTTCGTGCTGCTCCTCAACACGGGCCTCGTCGCCATGTGCGTCGCCTGGCAGCTCGTCAAGCGCCTCTTCCTGGGCTCCCTCCGGGAGGCCGAGGTCGAGCGCCTCAATGAGCAGTCCTGGCGGGAGGTCGTCGAGATCCTCTTCGCGGTCACCATATTTCGTCAGGACTTCTCCGTCTCCTTCCTGGCCATGGTCGCTGCGCTGCTCCTCGTCAAGGCGCTGCACTGGCTGGCACAGAAGAGGGTCGAGTACATCGAGACCACGCCCTCGGTGCCCATGCTCTCGCATATAAGGATCGTCTCCTTCATGGTGTTCCTACTCATCATCGACTGCCTCTTCCTGTCGAACTCGCTCAGGTCGCTCATAGACAAGCGGGAGGCGTCAGTTGCCATCTTCTTCTCATTTGA ATATATGATACTGGCAACATCCACAGTATCAACATTTGTGAAGTATGTATTCTATATCAGTGACATGCTAATGGAAGGTCAATGGGAGAAAAAGGCAGTGTACACATTTTACTTGGAGCTCATCAGTGACCTTGTACACTTATCACTATACATGCTCTTTTTCATAGCTATCTTCCT GAACTACGGTGTCCCGCTGCACTTGATTCGCGAGCTATATGAGACCTTCCGCAACTTCAAAATTCGTGTTGCAGATTATGTACGCTACAGAAAAATCACTTCCAACATGAATGAACGCTTTCCAGATGCTACAGCAGAGGAGCTCAACGC GAGTGATGCTACATGTATTATTTGCCGTGAGGAGATGACTACAGCAAAGAAGTTGCTTTGTGGGCACCTGTTCCATGTGCATTGTCTAAGGTCATGGCTAGAGCGCCAGCACACTTGCCCCACGTGCAGAGCTCCAATCATTCCGCCAGATAATGGACGTGCTGCATCAGCCCGACAACATGGAGCTCAGCCTG GTACTGGTACTCCAGCCTCAGAAGGAGCAGCAGGTGACAACATGAGCAGGCGCCAAGCAAAGCTTgaagctgctgcagcagctgcttcTTTATATGGAAGATCTTTTGCTTATCCTCCAGCAAACATCCTAAATAG GTCAGGTCCTCCACAGTCTGCATCAAGTACACCACAATTTGAAGCAAGTAGCTCCAATCAATCACAGAAAGACCAAGAACTGCAGTTACATAACACCAGCGATGGTTTCGCACCTCTGCCTTTTAATGCACATGGTGCCATTGGTTCAGGAACAATCACCAGGGATCTTGAAAATTCACTGCAGAGGGCACAAGAAAACTTTATAAAGAGCCAGATAGAG ATGTTACAAATCCAGCTGCAAATGGTTCAGCGTGGTGCTGCTGTGCCGGCCACTAACAATGAGAATGCCGAGCACACAAAGAATGATTGA
- the LOC120703322 gene encoding BURP domain-containing protein 10-like isoform X2 — MGVLLCFVSLLVVVVGGGQCGALVTGAKGTTVLYYASMLELNTYWQSVFPNRPIPSAILTHFSAPSGTEKKDQEKEHYWTINSDQLTKRDAKIFHNWAHRVTSEKLLYPESAFTTGSKINLYIDRAAALHSTFLHRDVADSIPMSTENFTDIATMSSPVSVSMARDMWSTLSSCEHPREVVGEQKACATSLESMHKFVASALGTSSIHGFSTSLDVPEEGIASPLDIYKVVAVRAITAYGASKEASNTVTCHSMSFPFALFYCHAVNPTRIYEVTLKVENGVVSATQRMSPVVRALVVCHVNTSGFDPKLNYWVKLGLKPGQASVCHFLTRGDVLWTPALVA; from the exons ATGGGTGTTCTTCTATGCTTCGTGTCACTTCTG GTTGTTGTGGTCGGTGGAGGCCAGTGTGGAGCTTTGGTGACAGGAGCCAAAGGGACTACTGTGTTGTACTATGCCTCTATGTTAGAGCTAAACACATACTGGCAGTCAGTGTTTCCCAATAGGCCCATACCATCAGCCATACTCACTCATTTTAGTGCACCTTCTG GAACCGAGAAGAAAGATCAGGAAAAGGAACACTACTGGACCATAAATTCTGATCAGCTTACCAAAAGGGATGCGAAGATCTTCCATAACTGGGCACACAGGGTAACTTCAGAGAAGCTGTTGTACCCAGAGAGCGCCTTCACTACGGGGTCCAAGAtcaacctctacatcgaccggGCGGCCGCCTTGCACAGCACTTTCCTTCATCGTGATGTTGCCGATTCAATCCCGATGTCCACGGAGAACTTTACTGACATCGCCACCATGTCCTCGCCAGTGTCCGTCTCCATGGCCCGTGATATGTGGTCCACGCTAAGCTCGTGTGAGCACCCCCGCGAGGTGGTGGGTGAGCAAAAGGCCTGCGCTACATCCTTGGAGTCCATGCACAAGTTCGTAGCATCGGCACTAGGAACAAGCAGTATCCATGGCTTCTCCACATCCCTTGATGTGCCAGAGGAGGGCATTGCCTCACCGTTGGACATTTACAAGGTGGTGGCAGTGCGTGCTATAACCGCCTATGGAGCTAGCAAGGAAGCATCCAACACTGTGACGTGCCACAGCATGAGCTTCCCATTCGCGTTGTTCTATTGCCATGCTGTCAACCCGACAAGGATCTATGAGGTCACGTTGAAGGTTGAGAACGGTGTTGTCTCTGCTACGCAGAGAATGTCGCCGGTGGTCCGGGCACTAGTGGTATGCCACGTGAACACTTCAGGGTTTGACCCCAAATTGAATTATTGGGTGAAGCTTGGTCTCAAGCCAGGGCAAGCCTCGGTGTGTCACTTCCTTACCAGGGGTGATGTCCTCTGGACACCTGCGTTAGTTGCTTGA
- the LOC120703322 gene encoding BURP domain-containing protein 10-like isoform X1: protein MRRVRGARRGASLGRICFFPLPLARVWGKPKVVVVGGGQCGALVTGAKGTTVLYYASMLELNTYWQSVFPNRPIPSAILTHFSAPSGTEKKDQEKEHYWTINSDQLTKRDAKIFHNWAHRVTSEKLLYPESAFTTGSKINLYIDRAAALHSTFLHRDVADSIPMSTENFTDIATMSSPVSVSMARDMWSTLSSCEHPREVVGEQKACATSLESMHKFVASALGTSSIHGFSTSLDVPEEGIASPLDIYKVVAVRAITAYGASKEASNTVTCHSMSFPFALFYCHAVNPTRIYEVTLKVENGVVSATQRMSPVVRALVVCHVNTSGFDPKLNYWVKLGLKPGQASVCHFLTRGDVLWTPALVA, encoded by the exons ATGAGGAGAGTAAGAGGAGCTCGAAGAGGTGCATCTTTGGGACGGATTTGCTTTTTCCCACTCCCcttggctagggtttggggaaaACCCAAG GTTGTTGTGGTCGGTGGAGGCCAGTGTGGAGCTTTGGTGACAGGAGCCAAAGGGACTACTGTGTTGTACTATGCCTCTATGTTAGAGCTAAACACATACTGGCAGTCAGTGTTTCCCAATAGGCCCATACCATCAGCCATACTCACTCATTTTAGTGCACCTTCTG GAACCGAGAAGAAAGATCAGGAAAAGGAACACTACTGGACCATAAATTCTGATCAGCTTACCAAAAGGGATGCGAAGATCTTCCATAACTGGGCACACAGGGTAACTTCAGAGAAGCTGTTGTACCCAGAGAGCGCCTTCACTACGGGGTCCAAGAtcaacctctacatcgaccggGCGGCCGCCTTGCACAGCACTTTCCTTCATCGTGATGTTGCCGATTCAATCCCGATGTCCACGGAGAACTTTACTGACATCGCCACCATGTCCTCGCCAGTGTCCGTCTCCATGGCCCGTGATATGTGGTCCACGCTAAGCTCGTGTGAGCACCCCCGCGAGGTGGTGGGTGAGCAAAAGGCCTGCGCTACATCCTTGGAGTCCATGCACAAGTTCGTAGCATCGGCACTAGGAACAAGCAGTATCCATGGCTTCTCCACATCCCTTGATGTGCCAGAGGAGGGCATTGCCTCACCGTTGGACATTTACAAGGTGGTGGCAGTGCGTGCTATAACCGCCTATGGAGCTAGCAAGGAAGCATCCAACACTGTGACGTGCCACAGCATGAGCTTCCCATTCGCGTTGTTCTATTGCCATGCTGTCAACCCGACAAGGATCTATGAGGTCACGTTGAAGGTTGAGAACGGTGTTGTCTCTGCTACGCAGAGAATGTCGCCGGTGGTCCGGGCACTAGTGGTATGCCACGTGAACACTTCAGGGTTTGACCCCAAATTGAATTATTGGGTGAAGCTTGGTCTCAAGCCAGGGCAAGCCTCGGTGTGTCACTTCCTTACCAGGGGTGATGTCCTCTGGACACCTGCGTTAGTTGCTTGA
- the LOC120703322 gene encoding BURP domain-containing protein 10-like isoform X3, with the protein MLELNTYWQSVFPNRPIPSAILTHFSAPSGTEKKDQEKEHYWTINSDQLTKRDAKIFHNWAHRVTSEKLLYPESAFTTGSKINLYIDRAAALHSTFLHRDVADSIPMSTENFTDIATMSSPVSVSMARDMWSTLSSCEHPREVVGEQKACATSLESMHKFVASALGTSSIHGFSTSLDVPEEGIASPLDIYKVVAVRAITAYGASKEASNTVTCHSMSFPFALFYCHAVNPTRIYEVTLKVENGVVSATQRMSPVVRALVVCHVNTSGFDPKLNYWVKLGLKPGQASVCHFLTRGDVLWTPALVA; encoded by the exons ATGTTAGAGCTAAACACATACTGGCAGTCAGTGTTTCCCAATAGGCCCATACCATCAGCCATACTCACTCATTTTAGTGCACCTTCTG GAACCGAGAAGAAAGATCAGGAAAAGGAACACTACTGGACCATAAATTCTGATCAGCTTACCAAAAGGGATGCGAAGATCTTCCATAACTGGGCACACAGGGTAACTTCAGAGAAGCTGTTGTACCCAGAGAGCGCCTTCACTACGGGGTCCAAGAtcaacctctacatcgaccggGCGGCCGCCTTGCACAGCACTTTCCTTCATCGTGATGTTGCCGATTCAATCCCGATGTCCACGGAGAACTTTACTGACATCGCCACCATGTCCTCGCCAGTGTCCGTCTCCATGGCCCGTGATATGTGGTCCACGCTAAGCTCGTGTGAGCACCCCCGCGAGGTGGTGGGTGAGCAAAAGGCCTGCGCTACATCCTTGGAGTCCATGCACAAGTTCGTAGCATCGGCACTAGGAACAAGCAGTATCCATGGCTTCTCCACATCCCTTGATGTGCCAGAGGAGGGCATTGCCTCACCGTTGGACATTTACAAGGTGGTGGCAGTGCGTGCTATAACCGCCTATGGAGCTAGCAAGGAAGCATCCAACACTGTGACGTGCCACAGCATGAGCTTCCCATTCGCGTTGTTCTATTGCCATGCTGTCAACCCGACAAGGATCTATGAGGTCACGTTGAAGGTTGAGAACGGTGTTGTCTCTGCTACGCAGAGAATGTCGCCGGTGGTCCGGGCACTAGTGGTATGCCACGTGAACACTTCAGGGTTTGACCCCAAATTGAATTATTGGGTGAAGCTTGGTCTCAAGCCAGGGCAAGCCTCGGTGTGTCACTTCCTTACCAGGGGTGATGTCCTCTGGACACCTGCGTTAGTTGCTTGA